In Propionispora vibrioides, the following proteins share a genomic window:
- a CDS encoding sensor histidine kinase has translation MPITQMKWIAAIVPAICIGLFEFARHEYLQVISMNWGNVLVAILTGIIFFLFSHGIFALMENLYGKLQQEKQETAVLQERSRIARNLHDSIAQSLFFMNVKIMDIEKACKNGQQPWSAITDLREAIRFTDTELRQHIFALQTVAADDNINLIAAMQNHLHQYEVQTGTKVNLAVTCATPNPFNSYERKQLFHIFQELLFNIRKHAAATQVNVSLNENSEAFTLTIADNGKGFVAADNLRKKNSFGYKLLEQDIKSIKADLKLTSSPGTGTTVTVTKNKKKELFS, from the coding sequence ATGCCGATTACTCAAATGAAATGGATCGCAGCCATCGTACCGGCTATCTGCATCGGCCTGTTTGAATTCGCCAGACACGAATACCTACAGGTGATTTCGATGAATTGGGGCAATGTGTTGGTGGCAATCCTGACAGGAATCATCTTTTTCTTATTTTCCCACGGCATCTTCGCCTTAATGGAAAACCTGTACGGCAAGCTGCAGCAGGAAAAACAGGAAACGGCGGTATTGCAGGAGCGTTCCCGGATTGCCCGCAATTTGCATGACAGTATCGCCCAGTCGCTGTTTTTTATGAACGTAAAAATAATGGACATCGAAAAGGCCTGCAAAAACGGCCAGCAGCCCTGGTCGGCAATTACCGACTTGCGGGAAGCCATCCGGTTTACCGATACCGAACTGCGGCAGCATATTTTTGCCCTGCAAACCGTGGCCGCCGATGACAATATCAATCTCATCGCCGCCATGCAGAATCATCTGCACCAGTATGAAGTGCAGACCGGGACCAAAGTCAATTTAGCCGTCACTTGCGCCACGCCAAATCCTTTTAACTCTTATGAACGCAAGCAGCTATTCCATATTTTTCAGGAGTTATTATTCAACATTCGCAAGCATGCCGCAGCAACGCAGGTGAATGTCAGCTTAAACGAAAACAGCGAAGCCTTTACCCTGACGATCGCCGACAACGGCAAGGGCTTTGTTGCGGCGGACAATCTCCGCAAAAAGAATTCCTTCGGTTATAAACTATTGGAACAGGATATAAAGTCCATTAAAGCCGACCTTAAACTGACCAGTAGTCCGGGTACCGGAACCACGGTAACGGTTACGAAAAACAAGAAAAAGGAGCTGTTCTCGTGA
- a CDS encoding response regulator: MTIKVLIVDDHFLSRKGIASILAANPLFEIVGEATNGTEALEKAVQLQPDLILMDIRMPDGDGLEATGRIKSAMPQTKIIMLSVSDDVQDFFEAIKRGAQGYLLKNMEPEYWLDYIVSIAQGEAPISRVLAAKILQEFAGQKQTVADSRLSEREQEVLQLISQGLSNKEISETLYLSESTVKNHLRNILDKLHVQNRMQLIAFAYKNGLVEH, encoded by the coding sequence GTGACCATTAAAGTCCTGATCGTTGACGACCACTTCCTGTCCCGCAAGGGAATCGCCAGCATCCTTGCCGCCAATCCCCTGTTTGAAATTGTCGGTGAGGCAACCAACGGGACCGAAGCACTGGAAAAGGCAGTACAACTGCAGCCTGATCTTATTTTGATGGATATCCGCATGCCGGACGGTGATGGACTGGAAGCGACCGGCCGGATTAAATCGGCTATGCCCCAGACAAAAATCATCATGCTGAGCGTATCGGACGATGTCCAGGACTTCTTCGAGGCCATTAAACGCGGCGCCCAGGGGTATCTACTCAAGAATATGGAACCGGAATACTGGCTGGACTATATTGTCAGTATCGCCCAGGGCGAAGCTCCCATCTCCCGGGTGCTGGCAGCCAAAATCCTTCAGGAATTTGCCGGACAGAAGCAGACGGTTGCCGATAGCCGCTTGTCGGAACGGGAACAGGAAGTGCTGCAGCTAATCAGCCAGGGGCTTAGCAATAAAGAGATCAGTGAAACGCTATATCTCAGTGAAAGCACGGTAAAAAATCACCTGCGCAATATCCTGGATAAACTCCATGTGCAAAACCGGATGCAGTTGATTGCCTTTGCTTATAAAAATGGCCTGGTGGAGCATTAG
- a CDS encoding nuclear transport factor 2 family protein, whose protein sequence is MMTVKLTAPIQTYMDSINGNDLTAIDRCMAVDVHVHDIGEKKHINGIEAVKKWRGGSNNEFQLKSEVTAVEENHGITAVTSITRGNFPGSPQIFYYHFSVEDGLITNIEIVPGKENV, encoded by the coding sequence ATGATGACAGTGAAACTAACGGCCCCTATCCAAACTTACATGGACTCAATCAATGGAAACGACCTTACAGCAATTGACAGGTGTATGGCAGTGGACGTTCATGTTCACGATATTGGCGAGAAAAAGCACATCAATGGTATAGAAGCAGTGAAAAAATGGCGCGGTGGCAGCAATAACGAGTTTCAGTTGAAATCGGAAGTGACAGCTGTCGAAGAAAACCATGGGATAACCGCAGTAACATCCATAACTAGGGGTAACTTTCCGGGAAGTCCGCAAATATTTTATTATCATTTTTCAGTAGAGGATGGCCTGATAACAAATATCGAAATAGTTCCGGGGAAAGAAAACGTCTAG
- a CDS encoding phosphoribosylformylglycinamidine synthase, translating to MTQAVKRMYVEKRKPFAVEAQSLYQDLKENLGIGGLTGVRLVHRYDLAGLTEQEYILARNTIFSEPTVDDVYDEELPSTAGDSLFAMEFLPGQYDQRADSAAQCVQMLTQKERPAVASAKVVILQEAVSPDELARIKAYCINPVESREAQLTKPDSLDVPATIPDDVAVLTGFIAKTEDELKAMMADMGLAMSLADLTFCQSYFRDNEHRDPTITELKVIDTYWSDHCRHTTFLTNIEQVEMEYGPYSQPVADAFAEYRHARQDVYGDAPRAMSLMDIALMGMRELKRSGKLTDLDESDEINACSIVVPVDVDGRTEDWLVMFKNETHNHPTEIEPFGGAATCLGGAIRDPLSGRSYVYQAMRVTGSGDPRSGIADTLPGKLPQRKITLGAAAGYSSYGNQIGLATGQVAEVYDEGFIAKRMEIGAVIAAAPKRNVVREQPQPGDVIILLGGRTGRDGCGGATGSSKEHTEESLASCGAEVQKGNAPTERKLQRLFRNPEVSTLIKRCNDFGAGGVSVAIGELADGLAVNLDAVPKKYEGLDGTELAISESQERMAVVVAAEQVDTFCQYADAENLEASVVAIVTDKHRLQMAWRGKTIVDLSRDFLNTNGVTQYTQVKVAAPDSGSDYFKQLPQPVLAQKGDLRQAWLAMLADLNVCSQKGLVERFDSTIGAGTVLMPFGGTYQATPAEGMAAKIPVLDGETSTATLMTYGYNPQLSSWSPFHGALYAVIEAVAKVVALGGDYRAIRLTLQEYFEKLGNDPAKWGKPFSALLGAYYAQKRLGIPAIGGKDSMSGTFKDLQVPPTLVAFAVDVAKAQNIVSQEFKAAGNPVVLVSLPRDERQLPDFAALETNYSKIHDLIRQEKVLATHTVRYGGVAAAISKMAFGNRIGVCFDGTFTSEELFASDYGSILLEMAPGVELKAAFGEVPFRCLGYTQANPVLTVNGQDIALRDAQAAWEKPLERIFPTQAGMATGQPQNVAFSGRNSRKPAVRIAKPRVFIPVFPGTNCEYDSARAFAQAGGLPQTLVIRNLTSAAVEEAIAATVAAIRQSQIVMLPGGFSAGDEPDGSGKFIATLFRNPRVKEAVTELLQKRDGLMLGICNGFQALIKLGLVPYGEIRDLTPDCPTLTYNTLGRHISCLSKTKVVSNLSPWFSRVEVGDIHTVAMSHGEGRFVASPAMISQLIQQGQIATQYVDFDGKPSMDIIHNPNGSVEAVEGITSPDGRVLGKMGHSERTGEQIAKNVPGNKDQQIFQAGINYFN from the coding sequence ATACTATCTTCTCCGAACCGACGGTAGATGATGTATACGATGAGGAACTGCCCTCTACAGCCGGTGACAGTTTGTTTGCCATGGAATTTTTACCTGGTCAGTACGACCAGCGGGCTGACTCGGCGGCGCAGTGTGTTCAGATGCTTACCCAGAAGGAGCGGCCGGCGGTAGCTTCAGCCAAGGTGGTCATTCTGCAGGAGGCTGTTTCGCCGGACGAGTTGGCGCGCATCAAAGCCTATTGCATCAATCCGGTTGAATCACGGGAAGCGCAGCTTACTAAACCGGACAGTCTGGATGTGCCTGCAACCATACCGGACGATGTGGCTGTTCTGACCGGCTTCATCGCTAAAACGGAGGATGAGCTGAAGGCGATGATGGCCGATATGGGACTGGCCATGAGCTTGGCTGATCTGACTTTTTGCCAAAGCTACTTCCGCGATAACGAACACCGGGACCCGACCATTACCGAACTGAAAGTCATTGATACCTACTGGTCCGATCATTGCCGCCATACCACCTTCTTGACCAATATTGAACAGGTCGAAATGGAATACGGCCCTTACAGTCAGCCGGTGGCGGACGCCTTTGCCGAATACCGCCACGCCCGGCAAGATGTCTACGGTGACGCCCCGCGGGCAATGTCACTGATGGATATCGCGCTGATGGGCATGCGCGAGCTGAAACGGAGCGGCAAGTTGACCGATTTGGACGAATCGGACGAAATCAACGCCTGCAGTATTGTCGTACCGGTCGATGTAGATGGCCGGACAGAAGACTGGCTGGTGATGTTTAAAAACGAAACCCATAACCATCCGACGGAAATCGAACCCTTTGGCGGCGCGGCTACCTGTTTGGGCGGTGCTATTCGTGATCCGCTGTCGGGCCGTTCCTATGTGTACCAGGCCATGCGGGTTACCGGCAGCGGCGATCCCCGCTCCGGCATTGCCGACACGCTGCCGGGCAAACTGCCGCAGCGCAAGATTACCCTTGGCGCGGCGGCCGGCTATAGCTCCTATGGTAATCAGATCGGCCTGGCAACCGGCCAGGTAGCGGAAGTCTACGACGAAGGCTTTATTGCCAAACGGATGGAAATTGGCGCCGTCATTGCGGCCGCGCCGAAACGCAACGTCGTCCGGGAACAGCCGCAGCCCGGCGATGTCATTATCCTGCTGGGCGGCCGGACCGGCCGGGACGGCTGCGGCGGCGCCACCGGTTCCTCCAAGGAGCACACCGAGGAATCGCTGGCCAGTTGCGGCGCCGAAGTGCAAAAGGGGAATGCCCCGACTGAACGAAAACTGCAACGACTGTTTAGAAACCCCGAAGTCAGCACGTTGATCAAACGCTGCAACGACTTTGGCGCCGGCGGTGTTTCGGTGGCTATCGGCGAGCTGGCCGACGGCCTTGCCGTCAATCTCGACGCTGTTCCCAAGAAATACGAAGGATTGGACGGCACCGAACTGGCTATTTCCGAGTCACAGGAACGGATGGCCGTGGTCGTGGCAGCCGAACAGGTAGACACCTTCTGCCAGTATGCTGACGCAGAGAATTTGGAAGCCAGCGTGGTAGCCATTGTTACCGACAAACACCGCCTGCAAATGGCCTGGCGTGGCAAAACCATTGTTGACCTCAGCCGGGACTTCTTAAATACCAATGGGGTAACCCAATATACCCAGGTGAAGGTAGCCGCACCGGATAGCGGCTCGGACTACTTCAAACAATTGCCGCAGCCTGTGCTTGCGCAAAAAGGTGATTTGCGGCAGGCCTGGTTGGCTATGCTGGCCGATCTGAATGTCTGCAGCCAAAAAGGTCTGGTTGAACGCTTTGACAGCACCATCGGTGCCGGCACTGTCCTGATGCCCTTTGGCGGTACCTATCAGGCTACGCCGGCTGAAGGCATGGCGGCCAAAATTCCCGTGTTGGACGGCGAAACCAGTACGGCCACCCTCATGACTTATGGCTATAACCCGCAGCTTTCCAGTTGGAGCCCCTTCCATGGCGCGCTGTACGCCGTCATCGAAGCGGTGGCGAAGGTGGTTGCTCTGGGCGGTGATTACCGGGCTATCCGCCTGACGCTGCAGGAGTATTTTGAGAAGCTCGGCAACGACCCTGCCAAATGGGGCAAGCCGTTCAGCGCCCTGCTGGGTGCCTATTACGCCCAAAAGCGGCTGGGCATTCCGGCCATCGGCGGCAAGGACAGCATGTCGGGCACCTTCAAGGACCTGCAGGTGCCGCCTACCCTGGTTGCTTTTGCCGTGGATGTGGCTAAGGCCCAGAACATTGTCTCCCAGGAATTTAAAGCTGCCGGCAATCCGGTAGTGTTGGTTTCCCTGCCGCGGGACGAACGGCAACTGCCTGACTTTGCTGCGCTGGAAACTAATTACAGCAAGATTCATGATCTTATCCGCCAGGAAAAAGTCCTGGCAACACATACCGTACGTTACGGCGGGGTGGCGGCAGCCATCAGCAAAATGGCCTTTGGTAACAGGATTGGCGTTTGCTTTGACGGTACGTTTACCTCAGAGGAACTGTTTGCTTCCGATTACGGTTCCATTCTATTGGAAATGGCGCCCGGCGTAGAGCTAAAGGCCGCCTTTGGTGAAGTACCGTTCCGCTGCCTGGGTTATACACAGGCAAACCCTGTTCTTACCGTGAACGGACAGGACATTGCTTTACGCGATGCCCAGGCCGCCTGGGAAAAGCCTCTGGAAAGAATCTTCCCGACCCAGGCCGGCATGGCAACAGGACAACCCCAGAACGTTGCCTTTTCCGGAAGGAATAGCCGCAAACCGGCTGTACGGATCGCTAAGCCGCGGGTGTTTATCCCCGTATTCCCCGGCACCAACTGCGAATACGACTCGGCCCGGGCCTTTGCGCAAGCCGGCGGCCTGCCGCAGACGCTCGTTATCCGCAATCTGACATCGGCCGCTGTGGAAGAGGCTATTGCCGCCACGGTAGCTGCCATCCGTCAGTCGCAGATTGTTATGCTGCCGGGAGGCTTTAGCGCCGGTGACGAACCGGACGGCTCCGGCAAGTTTATCGCTACGTTGTTTAGAAATCCCCGCGTCAAGGAAGCGGTAACCGAACTACTGCAAAAGCGGGACGGCCTGATGCTGGGCATCTGCAACGGTTTTCAGGCACTCATCAAATTGGGACTGGTCCCCTACGGCGAAATTCGTGACCTTACTCCGGACTGCCCGACATTGACCTATAACACGCTGGGGCGCCATATATCCTGCCTGTCGAAGACCAAAGTGGTCTCCAACCTGTCGCCCTGGTTCAGCCGGGTGGAAGTGGGCGATATCCACACTGTGGCCATGTCGCATGGTGAAGGCCGGTTTGTCGCCAGCCCGGCAATGATCAGTCAACTGATTCAGCAAGGCCAGATTGCCACTCAGTATGTGGATTTTGACGGTAAGCCGTCCATGGATATTATCCACAACCCGAACGGTTCGGTTGAAGCTGTTGAAGGAATTACCAGCCCGGACGGCAGAGTGCTTGGTAAAATGGGTCATTCCGAACGGACTGGCGAGCAAATTGCCAAAAATGTCCCCGGCAATAAAGACCAACAAATCTTCCAGGCCGGTATCAATTATTTTAACTAA